Proteins from one Malaya genurostris strain Urasoe2022 chromosome 2, Malgen_1.1, whole genome shotgun sequence genomic window:
- the LOC131427245 gene encoding uncharacterized protein LOC131427245: protein MGSTNALSLMVAILLVVNMALAVREDPLKIFPQLKRSRRTIHGFADLLVTAQTEVLLSEETFIQKTLQDESALLNQLTGSDVQASGPECLDFITKSVNLLMNLAGIAYTNCFNDADNRMFAELSKIPELELTRSDYDQYNLLGVFRGENIFIDPITIQNKLTTRMRAPINLPTVAPETETALRTTLEELKANFRICMNSAQTKLTDTLNYTSQQVKAICAGEASKQI from the exons ATGGGATCCACAAATGCCTTATCGCTAATGGTGGCGATTCTACTAGTAGTGAAT ATGGCGCTGGCAGTACGAGAAGATCCTCTTAAAATCTTCCCACAGTTGAAACGATCGAGGAGAACAATTCACGGGTTTGCCGACCTCCTAGTAACTGCACAGACGGAAGTTCTACTTTCGGAAGAGACTTTCATACAGAAAACTTTACAAGACGAGTCTGCCTTGTTGAATCAACTGACCGGCAGTGACGTTCAAGCGAGCGGCCCAGAATGTCTGGATTTCATTACAAAAAGTGTCAATCTGTTGATGAACCTCGCTGGTATTGCCTACACCAACTGTTTTAATGATGCCGATAATCGAATGTTTGCAGAACTCTCAAAAATTCCCGAGCTTGAATTGACTCGTTCGGATTACGATCAATACAATCTGCTGGGAGTTTTCCGAGGGGAAAACATATTTATTGATCCAATTACGATTCAGAATAAACTGACAACCCGAATGCGAGCACCGATAAACTTACCGACGGTTGCTCCCGAGACGGAAACCGCATTGCGTACCACATTAGAAGAACTGAAAGCAAATTTCCGCATATGTATGAACTCCGCTCAAACGAAACTAACCGATACCCTTAATTATACATCTCAGCAGGTAAAAGCAATTTGTGCGGGTGAAGCTTCTAAACAAATATAA
- the LOC131427244 gene encoding uncharacterized protein LOC131427244, protein MQNTLEHIMKPIVILIFALSVTAAQREDSLRVLDSLRQLQPAYRDLQNFVVSAVANAKLNSTAAIYDFHNEIFEAKDNFLRSAINLESNTLRHINGQTSDIDGSCLEFLRSSVDVNINIAGVAFTKCIDAVDARLNAELDQVYEDLLFNESTFVNTSIYSVFRGQNIFVNPQNIIELLQSNLLQLQQTPDNLVAELALVVDGFRARLDVIRGNYRQCLTVSDQILQTTTNTVLIQLQQICLGALIPNDTPEETETPLAPPSVQPTENYWNFVESH, encoded by the exons ATGCAGAACACCTTGGAACACATCATGAAACCTATCGTTATACTCATTTTCGCGCTAAGT GTCACAGCGGCTCAACGAGAGGACTCCCTGCGAGTTCTTGACAGCCTACGGCAACTTCAGCCAGCCTATCGGGACTTACAGAACTTCGTCGTTTCTGCCGTGGCAAATGCTAAACTCAACAGTACAGCTGCAATTTACGATTTCCAcaatgaaattttcgaagctAAGGATAATTTTCTGCGTTCAGCCATCAATTTGGAATCCAATACTCTTCGTCACATCAACGGGCAAACTTCAGACATCGATGGTAGCTGTTTGGAATTCCTGCGTAGTAGCGTCGATGTGAACATTAATATAGCCGGTGTTGCCTTCACCAAATGCATTGACGCGGTAGATGCGCGGTTGAATGCAGAATTGGACCAAGTCTACGAGGACTTGCTATTCAATGAGTCAACGTTTGTAAACACCAGTATTTACAGTGTATTTCGAGGACAAAATATTTTCGTAAATCCACAAAACATTATCGAATTATTGCAATCTAATCTACTGCAGCTGCAACAAACTCCCGACAACCTGGTGGCTGAATTGGCTCTGGTGGTCGATGGATTTCGAGCTCGCCTGGATGTGATACGTGGTAACTACCGTCAGTGTCTAACAGTTAGCGATCAAATTCTGCAGACCACAACCAACACAGTCCTGATCCAGCTGCAGCAGATTTGCTTGGGTGCACTAATACCAAATGACACCCCCGAGGAAACCGAAACGCCACTAGCGCCACCATCTGTCCAACCGACCGAAAATTATTGGAATTTTGTTGAAAGTCATTAA